Proteins from one Humidesulfovibrio mexicanus genomic window:
- a CDS encoding TetR/AcrR family transcriptional regulator, whose product MTAASPPPIARRRRQRDAERTRAAIVQAAREVFLRGDYHQASLSDIAHRAGVAQSLIHHHFGSKKGLYVAAVHAFLAELDEDLKGIIQPVVDTTGKNAPEEAAAFISAALTAYFRFLSANEQCVRFYRILDLSMHNDPDLVAGLDELDDQGREMSTLHLMRAAHDRLTLMKERGQLREGVEPLPLLSAMLCTVEHWFTSSRRLNHRLSQAVGRGGAGCQGGIAPEEYLRTVVEVFLRGALAEPGR is encoded by the coding sequence ATGACCGCCGCGAGCCCGCCCCCCATCGCCCGGCGCAGACGCCAGCGCGACGCCGAACGCACCCGCGCGGCAATAGTGCAGGCCGCCCGCGAGGTGTTTCTGCGCGGCGACTACCATCAGGCCTCGCTGAGCGACATCGCCCACAGGGCCGGAGTGGCCCAAAGCCTGATCCACCACCACTTCGGCTCCAAGAAGGGGCTGTACGTGGCCGCGGTGCACGCCTTTCTCGCCGAGTTGGACGAGGATCTCAAGGGCATCATCCAGCCCGTGGTGGACACCACCGGGAAAAACGCGCCCGAGGAGGCCGCCGCGTTCATCAGCGCAGCGCTTACGGCCTATTTTCGCTTTCTTTCCGCCAACGAGCAGTGCGTGCGGTTTTACCGCATCCTGGACCTGTCCATGCACAACGACCCGGATCTGGTGGCCGGGCTGGACGAACTGGACGACCAGGGCCGCGAAATGAGCACCCTGCACCTGATGCGCGCGGCCCACGACCGATTGACCCTCATGAAGGAGCGCGGCCAACTGCGCGAGGGCGTGGAGCCCCTGCCGCTTTTGTCCGCCATGCTGTGCACGGTGGAGCATTGGTTCACCTCCTCGCGGCGGCTGAACCACAGGCTCTCGCAGGCCGTGGGGCGCGGCGGGGCGGGCTGCCAGGGCGGCATCGCCCCGGAGGAATATCTGCGCACCGTTGTCGAGGTGTTTCTGCGCGGCGCCCTGGCCGAGCCGGGCCGCTGA
- a CDS encoding FAD-binding protein — MAPQAAPAPSFRHVLVLGAGLAGMRAAWAAKQAAPHLAVTLVSPRAAPCGSSFANRNNALGMQAPRPGEAEAFIREALALAAPGTVALELARALAQDAPVALSDLLSLGLAFRRKADGALARYPGCFSPPRRAVVFDDLGAAHGAFLARVRGLGVRLLHGFVALQITRDAAGRATGAWLAPLRDGEPVFLRADAVVAALGGPAPLFARRICGPGGSGLSFGLLRSAGTELVNARFLQFFWGHAADGGFVNPGALPWSLLAPELAHHAEARRGHCPLAYSLPDAALDRWLLARRGADGLAPLPGGAPLALFAHAGNGGARIDADGRTAVPGLYACGECAGGMHGAQRMGGGMALSALVFGARAGRAAALQPDQGGTALAGPPPAPAPGLDLRPERTFLPRLRRGMDRHAAPFAPQDRTRAAFIAWLRTQEEDAPSLRQRLLALSALCVLDAQ; from the coding sequence ATGGCCCCGCAGGCCGCGCCCGCCCCGTCCTTCCGGCATGTGCTTGTGCTGGGCGCGGGCCTGGCTGGAATGCGCGCCGCCTGGGCCGCAAAGCAGGCCGCCCCGCACCTCGCCGTCACCCTGGTCAGCCCGCGCGCCGCGCCGTGCGGCTCCTCCTTCGCCAACCGCAACAACGCCCTGGGAATGCAGGCCCCCCGCCCCGGCGAGGCGGAAGCCTTCATCAGGGAGGCCCTGGCCCTGGCCGCGCCCGGAACCGTTGCCCTGGAACTGGCGCGCGCCCTGGCGCAGGACGCACCGGTCGCGCTCTCCGACCTGCTCTCCCTCGGCCTGGCGTTCCGGCGCAAGGCCGACGGGGCCCTTGCCCGCTACCCGGGCTGCTTCAGCCCACCCCGGCGGGCCGTGGTCTTCGACGATTTGGGCGCGGCGCACGGCGCGTTCCTGGCCCGCGTGCGGGGCCTGGGCGTGCGCCTGCTGCACGGCTTCGTGGCCCTGCAGATCACCCGCGATGCGGCAGGCCGCGCAACCGGCGCATGGCTCGCCCCCCTGCGCGACGGCGAACCGGTCTTCCTGCGGGCCGACGCGGTGGTGGCGGCCCTGGGCGGCCCGGCTCCGCTCTTCGCCAGGCGCATCTGCGGTCCGGGCGGCAGCGGGCTCTCTTTTGGATTGCTGCGTTCCGCCGGGACCGAGTTGGTCAACGCGCGCTTCCTGCAATTCTTCTGGGGCCATGCGGCCGATGGCGGGTTCGTGAATCCCGGCGCCCTGCCCTGGAGCCTGCTGGCTCCGGAGCTGGCCCACCATGCCGAAGCCAGGCGCGGACACTGCCCGCTGGCTTACTCCCTGCCCGACGCCGCGCTGGACCGCTGGCTGCTTGCCCGGCGCGGTGCGGACGGGCTGGCCCCCCTGCCTGGGGGCGCGCCCCTGGCGCTGTTCGCCCACGCGGGCAACGGCGGGGCGCGCATCGATGCCGACGGCCGAACCGCTGTTCCGGGCCTGTACGCCTGCGGCGAATGCGCGGGCGGAATGCATGGGGCGCAGCGCATGGGCGGCGGCATGGCGCTCTCGGCCCTTGTCTTCGGCGCGCGCGCCGGACGTGCGGCCGCCCTCCAGCCGGACCAGGGCGGAACAGCCCTCGCCGGACCGCCTCCCGCCCCTGCTCCGGGTCTGGACCTGCGCCCGGAGCGGACGTTCCTCCCGCGTCTGCGCAGGGGCATGGACCGCCATGCCGCGCCCTTTGCGCCGCAGGACCGCACGCGCGCGGCCTTCATCGCCTGGCTGCGGACGCAAGAGGAGGACGCGCCCTCCCTGCGGCAACGCCTGCTGGCCCTCTCGGCCCTGTGCGTGCTGGATGCGCAATAG
- a CDS encoding tetratricopeptide repeat protein, whose amino-acid sequence MSGELTKARQKLAGINASLKMGKYMTAAQALNDAIVLMLSAPLLKNEREEFAQMLDTAVYSLNNHKELRKFYPLLLHYTPGAEKKLLEELYEMRKVLQEDVNETAQKDLEALESKKREGLERGQKHLDEQQFDEARQAFDRLTGEFPGDAELKADIADRYYKAGLNQDAVGHLSQAINESPESIHLYNRIGIVLRKMQDFESAEGYYRRALGICQTDEYLFFNLGRLYYDWQKWAKMAEAAKMAVAINPNFVEAKKLLAFAQKKLGG is encoded by the coding sequence ATGTCAGGCGAACTCACAAAGGCGAGGCAAAAGCTCGCAGGCATCAACGCCAGCCTTAAAATGGGCAAGTACATGACTGCGGCCCAGGCGTTGAACGACGCCATCGTGCTCATGCTCTCCGCACCGCTGCTCAAGAACGAGCGCGAAGAATTCGCCCAGATGCTCGACACCGCCGTGTATTCCCTGAACAATCACAAGGAGCTGCGCAAGTTCTACCCGCTGCTTCTGCACTACACGCCCGGCGCTGAAAAGAAGCTCCTGGAGGAGCTTTACGAGATGCGCAAGGTGCTGCAGGAGGACGTGAACGAGACCGCCCAGAAGGACCTGGAGGCCCTGGAGTCCAAGAAGCGCGAGGGGCTTGAACGCGGCCAGAAGCACCTGGACGAGCAGCAGTTCGACGAGGCCCGGCAGGCCTTCGACAGGCTTACCGGGGAATTCCCCGGCGATGCGGAACTCAAGGCCGACATTGCCGACCGCTACTACAAGGCCGGGCTGAACCAGGACGCCGTGGGCCACCTGAGCCAGGCCATCAACGAATCTCCGGAGTCCATCCACCTGTACAACCGCATCGGCATCGTGCTGCGCAAAATGCAGGACTTCGAAAGCGCCGAGGGCTACTACCGCCGCGCCCTGGGCATCTGCCAAACGGACGAGTACCTCTTCTTCAACCTGGGCCGCCTGTACTACGACTGGCAGAAATGGGCCAAAATGGCCGAGGCCGCCAAGATGGCCGTGGCCATCAACCCCAATTTCGTCGAGGCCAAGAAGCTGCTCGCCTTCGCCCAGAAGAAGCTCGGGGGCTAA
- the carA gene encoding glutamine-hydrolyzing carbamoyl-phosphate synthase small subunit: MKAILALEDGTWFEGSSFTGPGETGGEAIFNTGMTGYQEILTDPSYVGQMVCMTYPLIGNYGVNAEDVESHKIGAEALIVKECCKEPSNWRAAMSLPDYLKKAGVMGIEGIDTRALTRHLRLNGAMRGVISTSGSPQELVKKAQGLPSMEGLNLADKVSAKNPYLWTGSGTKTVNLADFSWAGNGPRLLVYDFGVKWNILRLLAAQGFDMLVVPSHFTHQQAAELSPDAVFLSNGPGDPAVVKNAIEATRVFAQKLPVAGICLGHQIMGLALGGRAYKLKFGHHGCNHPVMDMESGKIEISSQNHGFCVDIDHLPELKVTHRNLNDQTLEGFAHRSKPLIAIQFHPEAAPGPHDSAYFFPRFRDLVRQATGK, encoded by the coding sequence ATGAAAGCGATTCTGGCCCTTGAGGACGGAACCTGGTTCGAGGGCTCGTCGTTCACCGGTCCCGGCGAGACCGGCGGCGAGGCCATCTTCAACACCGGCATGACCGGCTACCAGGAGATCCTCACCGACCCCTCCTACGTGGGCCAGATGGTCTGCATGACCTACCCGCTCATCGGCAACTACGGCGTCAACGCCGAGGACGTGGAGTCGCACAAGATCGGGGCCGAGGCCCTCATCGTCAAGGAGTGCTGCAAGGAGCCCTCCAACTGGCGCGCCGCCATGTCCCTGCCCGACTACCTCAAAAAGGCCGGCGTCATGGGCATCGAAGGCATCGACACCCGCGCGCTGACCCGGCACCTGCGCCTCAACGGAGCCATGCGCGGGGTCATCTCCACCTCCGGCTCGCCGCAGGAACTGGTCAAAAAGGCCCAGGGGCTGCCCAGCATGGAGGGCCTGAACCTGGCCGACAAGGTCAGCGCCAAGAATCCCTACCTGTGGACCGGCAGCGGCACAAAGACCGTGAACCTGGCCGACTTCAGCTGGGCCGGCAACGGCCCGCGCCTGCTGGTCTACGACTTCGGCGTCAAATGGAACATCCTGCGCCTGCTCGCAGCCCAGGGCTTCGACATGCTCGTGGTGCCATCGCACTTCACACACCAGCAGGCGGCGGAGCTTTCCCCGGACGCGGTGTTCCTCTCCAACGGCCCCGGCGACCCGGCCGTGGTCAAGAACGCCATCGAGGCCACCAGGGTCTTTGCGCAGAAGCTTCCGGTGGCGGGCATCTGCCTGGGACACCAGATCATGGGCCTGGCCCTGGGCGGACGCGCCTACAAGCTCAAGTTCGGCCACCACGGCTGCAACCACCCGGTCATGGACATGGAGTCCGGCAAGATCGAAATCTCCTCGCAGAACCACGGCTTCTGCGTGGACATCGACCACCTGCCGGAGCTCAAGGTGACCCACCGGAACCTGAACGACCAGACGCTGGAGGGCTTCGCCCACAGAAGCAAGCCCCTCATCGCCATCCAGTTCCACCCCGAGGCGGCGCCCGGCCCCCACGACAGCGCCTACTTCTTCCCCCGCTTCCGCGACCTGGTGCGCCAGGCCACGGGCAAGTAA
- the kdsB gene encoding 3-deoxy-manno-octulosonate cytidylyltransferase translates to MRTLPPCYAIIPARYDSSRFPGKPLVEISGVPMCVRVHQRASLCARFSRVLIATDDERIMAAANAWGAPAIMTGRHHQSGTDRVLEAARLIGAEPDSVVVNVQGDEPALDPAMLEELLAPFAAPGGETVQAATLATPMTRAEAQSPDRVKVVLDAQGRALYFSRAAIPFCRDGEADGDTAGPLLHVGLYAFRMHALERFAALPQGRLERTEKLEQLRLLENAIPIHVALTRHACHGVDRPEDVEHIEKILREHAT, encoded by the coding sequence ATGAGAACCCTGCCCCCCTGTTACGCAATCATCCCGGCTCGGTATGATTCCTCGCGCTTTCCCGGCAAGCCGCTTGTGGAAATTTCCGGCGTGCCCATGTGCGTGCGCGTGCACCAGCGCGCGTCCCTGTGCGCGCGCTTTTCGCGGGTGCTCATCGCCACGGACGACGAGCGCATCATGGCTGCGGCCAACGCGTGGGGAGCGCCCGCCATCATGACCGGCCGCCACCACCAGAGCGGCACCGACCGCGTGCTGGAGGCCGCCCGGCTCATCGGCGCGGAGCCGGACAGCGTGGTGGTGAACGTGCAGGGCGACGAACCGGCGCTCGACCCGGCCATGCTGGAGGAATTGCTGGCGCCCTTCGCGGCGCCAGGGGGCGAGACGGTGCAGGCCGCCACCTTGGCCACGCCCATGACCCGCGCCGAGGCCCAAAGCCCGGACCGGGTCAAGGTGGTTCTGGACGCGCAGGGCCGCGCGCTGTATTTTTCCCGTGCCGCCATTCCCTTTTGCCGCGACGGCGAAGCGGACGGGGACACGGCCGGGCCGCTTCTGCATGTGGGGCTGTACGCCTTCCGGATGCACGCGCTGGAGCGCTTTGCGGCGCTGCCGCAGGGCAGGCTTGAGCGCACGGAGAAGCTGGAGCAGTTGAGGCTTCTGGAGAACGCCATCCCCATCCATGTGGCCCTGACCCGCCACGCGTGCCATGGGGTGGACCGGCCAGAAGACGTTGAGCACATTGAAAAAATCCTGCGGGAGCACGCAACATGA
- a CDS encoding 3-deoxy-D-manno-octulosonic acid transferase, producing the protein MPVPRKPPLVARAILGVYGLAWRAALPGLRRNGRLKDGWDARLMRSGPPPKADLWVQAASGGEAYLAWELARRLPDCLPGGLVDGRPPRVLVTTFTSQGMGVLARAATDLAGRVELLPAWFPFDIPGNMAAALAAVAPRAVALLETELWPGLLAACRRAGIPALAVNARMTPKSLRGYLRLPGFWRCLGPERVLAVSEDDATRFAALFPQTRTQIMPNIKFDRLDFSASAPNPALAALLPQVDGVRAPFIVLGSVRRQEEAQALAIIQGLLARLPGAVVGVFPRHMERLNAWEGLLERGGVPHVRRSAGAARPGSVLLWDAFGELSGAFALARACFVGGSLADLGGQNFLEPLAHGVTPVIGPSWSNFAWVGHELFECGLARLEQDAAGVLDALCALADTPPDRQDVRRRAESYAQSRRGGADAACQAVAECLICG; encoded by the coding sequence CTGGCCTGGCGCGCGGCCCTGCCCGGCCTGCGGCGCAACGGGCGGCTCAAGGACGGCTGGGACGCGCGGCTCATGCGCTCCGGACCGCCGCCCAAGGCGGACCTCTGGGTCCAGGCGGCCAGCGGCGGCGAGGCGTACCTGGCATGGGAGCTGGCGCGCCGCCTGCCCGACTGTCTGCCCGGCGGCCTTGTGGACGGTCGCCCGCCGCGCGTCCTCGTCACCACCTTCACCAGCCAGGGCATGGGCGTGCTTGCGCGCGCCGCAACCGACCTCGCGGGCCGCGTGGAGCTGCTGCCCGCCTGGTTTCCCTTCGACATTCCCGGCAACATGGCGGCCGCCCTGGCCGCAGTGGCCCCGCGCGCGGTGGCGCTGCTCGAAACCGAGCTCTGGCCTGGGCTTCTGGCCGCCTGCCGCAGGGCCGGAATCCCGGCCCTGGCCGTCAACGCCCGCATGACGCCGAAGAGCCTGCGCGGCTATCTGCGCCTTCCCGGCTTCTGGCGCTGCCTCGGCCCGGAGCGCGTGCTGGCCGTGTCCGAAGACGACGCGACCCGCTTCGCCGCCCTGTTCCCCCAAACGCGCACGCAAATCATGCCGAACATCAAATTCGACCGCCTGGACTTCTCTGCCTCCGCCCCGAACCCGGCCCTGGCGGCCCTGCTGCCGCAAGTCGACGGCGTCCGCGCGCCCTTCATCGTGCTGGGCAGCGTGCGCAGACAGGAGGAAGCCCAGGCTCTCGCCATCATCCAGGGTCTGCTGGCGCGGCTGCCCGGTGCGGTGGTGGGCGTGTTTCCCCGGCACATGGAGCGCCTGAACGCCTGGGAAGGGCTGCTCGAACGGGGCGGCGTGCCCCATGTCCGCCGCAGCGCGGGCGCGGCGCGGCCCGGCTCGGTGCTTCTGTGGGACGCCTTCGGCGAACTCTCCGGCGCCTTCGCCCTGGCGCGGGCCTGCTTCGTCGGCGGCAGCCTGGCGGACCTTGGCGGACAGAATTTTCTGGAGCCTCTGGCGCACGGCGTGACACCGGTCATCGGCCCGTCCTGGTCCAACTTCGCCTGGGTGGGACATGAACTTTTCGAGTGCGGCCTGGCCCGGCTGGAGCAGGACGCGGCGGGCGTGCTGGACGCCCTGTGCGCGCTTGCGGACACCCCGCCCGACCGCCAGGATGTGCGCCGCCGCGCCGAAAGCTACGCACAATCGCGCCGGGGCGGCGCGGACGCCGCTTGCCAGGCGGTTGCCGAATGCCTAATTTGCGGGTAA